From a single Nissabacter sp. SGAir0207 genomic region:
- a CDS encoding alpha/beta fold hydrolase, with the protein MKLCVMAAALAMLPLAALAAPATYDAELSAFPYPHPVERFHFTSQGQPLQMAYMDVKPARPNGQTVMLMHGKNFCGATWEQTITTLSEAGYRVVVPDQIGFCKSSKPQHYQFSFQQLAANTHALLEKLGVQKLTVLGHSMGGMLSTRYALMYPQQVERLVLVNPIGLEDWKALGVPWQGVDAAYQGELKTNADSIRAYQRSTYYADHWKPEYDRWVMMQAGMYAGPDKEKVAWDQALTTDMVFTQPVVYEFPHLTMPTLLLIGGKDNTAIGKAQAPAALKPKLGRYEELGKRTAAAIPHSTLVEFPALGHSPQIQDPAAFHQALMGWLKPANAG; encoded by the coding sequence ATGAAACTGTGTGTGATGGCCGCCGCGCTGGCCATGTTGCCCCTTGCCGCGCTGGCCGCCCCGGCGACCTATGATGCCGAGCTGTCTGCTTTCCCCTATCCGCACCCGGTGGAGCGTTTCCACTTCACCTCCCAGGGCCAGCCGCTGCAAATGGCCTATATGGATGTCAAACCCGCCCGCCCCAACGGCCAGACCGTGATGCTGATGCACGGCAAAAACTTCTGCGGCGCGACCTGGGAGCAGACCATCACCACCCTGAGCGAGGCTGGCTACCGCGTGGTGGTGCCTGACCAGATTGGCTTCTGCAAATCCTCCAAGCCGCAGCACTACCAGTTCAGCTTCCAGCAATTGGCGGCCAACACCCATGCGCTGCTGGAGAAACTGGGCGTGCAGAAGCTGACGGTGCTCGGCCACTCGATGGGCGGGATGCTCTCCACCCGCTATGCGCTGATGTACCCGCAGCAGGTGGAGCGACTGGTGCTGGTCAACCCGATTGGGCTGGAGGATTGGAAGGCGCTTGGCGTGCCGTGGCAGGGGGTGGACGCCGCCTATCAGGGCGAGCTGAAAACCAATGCCGACTCCATCCGCGCCTACCAGCGCAGCACCTACTATGCCGACCACTGGAAGCCGGAGTATGACCGCTGGGTGATGATGCAGGCTGGCATGTACGCCGGGCCGGACAAGGAGAAGGTAGCGTGGGATCAGGCGCTGACCACTGACATGGTCTTCACTCAGCCGGTGGTGTATGAGTTCCCGCACCTGACGATGCCGACGCTGCTGTTGATTGGCGGCAAGGACAACACTGCCATCGGCAAGGCGCAGGCACCGGCGGCGCTGAAGCCGAAACTGGGCCGCTATGAGGAGCTGGGCAAGCGCACCGCCGCCGCCATTCCGCACTCGACGCTGGTGGAGTTCCCGGCGCTCGGCCACTCGCCGCAGATCCAGGATCCGGCTGCCTTCCATCAGGCGCTGATGGGCTGGCTGAAACCGGCCAACGCGGGTTAA
- a CDS encoding sugar kinase has protein sequence MTSKKIAVIGECMIELSQKGSELSRGFGGDTLNTAVYIARQVPAEALSVHYVTALGTDSFSAEMLAAWQREQVEVDLVQRLENKLPGLYVIETDAQGERTFYYWRNEAAARDWLDGPTAPAICESLLGYDYLYLSGISLAILTPERRERLLALLRDCRARGGKVIFDNNYRPRLWANREETQAAYRAMLACTDIAFLTLDDEDALWGAVPAEEVIRRTRELGVSEVVIKRGADACLVADPQGEQHEVPAVRLRGDQVVDTTAAGDSFSGGYLAVRLTGGDAVSAAQRGHLTASTVIQHRGAIIPREAMPA, from the coding sequence ATGACCAGCAAGAAAATTGCCGTTATCGGCGAATGCATGATTGAACTGTCGCAAAAAGGATCTGAACTGAGCCGCGGGTTTGGCGGTGACACCCTCAACACCGCCGTTTACATCGCCCGGCAGGTGCCTGCGGAGGCGCTCAGCGTGCACTATGTCACGGCGCTCGGCACTGACAGCTTCAGCGCCGAGATGCTGGCCGCCTGGCAGCGTGAGCAGGTGGAGGTGGATCTGGTGCAGCGGCTGGAGAACAAACTGCCCGGCCTGTACGTGATTGAGACTGACGCGCAGGGCGAGCGCACCTTCTACTACTGGCGCAACGAGGCGGCCGCCCGCGACTGGCTGGATGGCCCGACGGCCCCGGCCATCTGCGAAAGCCTGCTCGGCTATGACTACCTCTACCTGAGTGGCATCAGCCTGGCGATTTTGACGCCAGAACGGCGCGAGCGTTTGCTGGCGCTGCTGCGTGACTGCCGCGCCCGCGGCGGCAAGGTGATTTTCGACAACAACTACCGCCCGCGCCTGTGGGCCAACCGGGAAGAGACGCAGGCCGCCTACCGCGCGATGCTGGCCTGCACCGACATCGCCTTCCTGACGCTGGATGATGAGGATGCGCTGTGGGGCGCGGTGCCTGCCGAGGAGGTGATTCGCCGTACGCGGGAACTGGGCGTCAGTGAGGTGGTGATCAAACGCGGCGCAGACGCCTGTCTGGTCGCCGATCCACAGGGGGAGCAGCATGAGGTGCCGGCGGTGCGACTGCGCGGCGATCAGGTGGTGGACACCACCGCCGCCGGCGACTCCTTCAGTGGCGGCTATCTGGCGGTGCGCCTGACCGGTGGTGACGCCGTCTCCGCCGCCCAGCGCGGCCACCTGACCGCCAGCACCGTGATCCAGCACCGCGGCGCGATCATTCCGCGCGAGGCGATGCCCGCATAA
- a CDS encoding amidohydrolase, protein MRHPLTLLLTAMLALPVWAEDRADTVLYNGTVLTMDDADTQAQAIAIKGERILFVGDSQQARAYGGRQIDLAGKTVIPGLNDTHIHAIRAGQGYLREEYWYGVTSLRAGLAQLQRRARQLGTGEWVTVQGAWHPAQFSEKRAPTVADLDEALPDNPAYVQYLYDYGLLNHAGLRALGLDQGKTIEGLTLERDEQGRLTGRVSGSIAAFSRLSAAIAPAASADAQRDSLLAFFRQLNRYGVTSLVDAAGGGSGPAIYAPLFRLHREQALPLRVAYRVSVQQPGEEAKWFADTLAYLPPRLGDAQLRFLGMGELLVPGMNDGVQMGPGFRAPPAALESLEQVATFAAQRHYPLEIHAYTDDAGQQILDVFERVAQRYPLQDLRWAIAHLNTGTPATFARMKKLGLAYSVQMGPYFEAPALAEANGHAVAEAAPPIRQALDAGVKVVGGTDAARIGQFAIWQALEYDVTGQSAGQAVQRDKALALSRLEALRLYTANAAWLTFEEHEKGTLAPGMLADLAVLDQPYLTMPADQIHRLRATLTMVGGRIVFAE, encoded by the coding sequence ATGCGACACCCCCTGACGCTGTTGCTGACGGCCATGCTGGCGCTGCCGGTCTGGGCGGAGGATCGGGCGGACACCGTGCTCTATAACGGCACGGTGCTGACGATGGATGACGCGGACACGCAGGCGCAGGCCATCGCCATCAAGGGCGAGCGTATCCTGTTCGTCGGCGACAGCCAGCAGGCGCGCGCCTACGGCGGGCGGCAGATCGATCTGGCTGGCAAGACCGTCATTCCCGGCCTGAACGACACCCATATCCACGCCATCCGCGCCGGGCAGGGCTACCTGCGGGAGGAGTACTGGTATGGCGTGACGAGCCTGCGCGCAGGGCTGGCGCAGTTGCAGCGGCGGGCGCGGCAACTGGGCACGGGCGAGTGGGTGACGGTGCAGGGCGCGTGGCATCCGGCGCAGTTTAGCGAGAAGCGTGCGCCGACGGTGGCGGATCTGGATGAGGCATTGCCAGACAACCCGGCCTATGTACAGTACCTCTATGACTACGGCTTGCTGAACCACGCTGGCCTACGTGCGCTGGGGCTGGATCAGGGCAAAACCATTGAGGGGCTGACGCTGGAGCGGGACGAACAGGGCCGCCTGACCGGCCGGGTCAGCGGCTCGATTGCCGCCTTCTCACGGCTCTCCGCCGCCATCGCCCCGGCTGCCTCCGCCGATGCGCAGCGCGACAGCCTGCTGGCCTTCTTCCGCCAGCTCAATCGCTATGGCGTCACCTCGCTGGTGGATGCCGCCGGTGGCGGCTCCGGGCCAGCCATCTATGCGCCGCTGTTCCGGCTACACCGCGAGCAGGCGCTGCCGCTGCGCGTCGCTTACCGCGTGTCGGTTCAGCAACCGGGAGAGGAGGCCAAATGGTTCGCTGATACCCTGGCCTACCTGCCGCCCCGGCTGGGCGATGCGCAGTTGCGTTTCCTCGGCATGGGCGAGTTGCTGGTGCCGGGCATGAATGATGGCGTGCAGATGGGGCCGGGCTTCCGCGCCCCGCCAGCGGCGCTGGAATCGCTGGAGCAGGTGGCGACCTTCGCCGCGCAGCGGCACTATCCGCTGGAGATCCACGCCTACACCGACGATGCCGGCCAGCAGATTCTGGATGTGTTTGAGCGGGTGGCGCAGCGCTACCCGTTGCAGGATCTGCGCTGGGCGATCGCCCATCTCAACACTGGCACGCCAGCCACCTTTGCGCGCATGAAAAAGCTGGGGCTGGCCTACAGCGTGCAGATGGGGCCGTACTTTGAGGCACCCGCGCTGGCGGAGGCCAACGGCCACGCCGTCGCGGAGGCCGCGCCACCAATCCGTCAGGCGCTGGATGCCGGGGTGAAAGTGGTGGGCGGCACCGACGCGGCGCGCATCGGGCAGTTCGCCATTTGGCAGGCGCTGGAGTATGACGTCACCGGCCAAAGTGCCGGGCAGGCGGTGCAGCGTGACAAAGCCCTCGCTCTGAGCCGGTTGGAGGCGCTGCGGCTCTACACCGCCAACGCCGCCTGGCTGACCTTCGAGGAGCATGAAAAGGGGACGCTGGCACCCGGTATGCTGGCCGACCTCGCCGTGCTCGACCAGCCCTACCTGACGATGCCCGCTGACCAGATCCATCGCCTGCGCGCTACCCTGACCATGGTGGGTGGACGCATCGTGTTTGCTGAATAA
- a CDS encoding MFS transporter — translation MQATIAPPLDNEQQSTPTNSRGKVIVASLIGTAIEFFDFYIYATAAVIVFPHIFFPQGDATAATLQSLATFAIAFVARPIGSALFGHFGDRVGRKVTLVASLLTMGISTVLIGLLPGYQSIGVFAPMLLALARFGQGLGLGGEWGGAALLATENAPAKKRALYGSFPQLGAPIGFFFANGTFLLLSWLLTDEQFMSWGWRVPFILSAALVLVGLYVRVSLHETPVFAKVAKAGKQVKIPMGTLLSKHMKATILGTFIMLATYTLFYLMTVYSMTYGTTAQPLGLGYSRNSFLWMLMVAVIGFGVMVPVAGMLADAFGRRKTMIAITLLMIGFAFVFPSLLGSGNQALVMGFLLCGLSIMGLTFGPMGALLPELFPTEVRYTGASFSYNVASILGASVAPYIATWLATHYGLFAVGLYLASMATLTLIALLLMKETRHQAL, via the coding sequence ATGCAAGCCACCATCGCACCGCCATTAGACAATGAGCAACAGTCCACACCGACCAACTCGCGCGGCAAAGTGATCGTTGCTTCCCTTATCGGTACTGCCATCGAGTTTTTTGACTTCTATATCTACGCCACTGCGGCGGTAATTGTGTTCCCACACATCTTCTTCCCGCAGGGCGATGCCACCGCCGCTACCCTCCAGTCGCTGGCGACCTTCGCCATCGCCTTCGTGGCGCGGCCGATTGGCTCGGCGCTGTTCGGCCACTTCGGTGACCGCGTCGGGCGCAAAGTGACGCTGGTCGCCTCGCTGCTGACCATGGGCATCTCCACCGTATTGATCGGCCTGCTGCCGGGTTACCAGTCCATCGGCGTCTTTGCCCCGATGCTGCTGGCGCTGGCGCGCTTCGGGCAGGGTCTGGGGCTGGGCGGTGAGTGGGGCGGCGCGGCGCTGCTGGCGACCGAGAACGCCCCGGCCAAAAAGCGGGCGCTCTACGGCTCCTTCCCACAGCTCGGCGCGCCGATTGGCTTCTTCTTTGCCAACGGCACCTTCCTGCTGCTCTCCTGGCTGCTGACCGATGAGCAGTTCATGAGCTGGGGCTGGCGCGTGCCCTTCATCCTGTCGGCGGCGCTGGTGCTGGTCGGCCTCTATGTGCGCGTGTCGCTGCATGAGACGCCGGTCTTCGCCAAAGTCGCCAAGGCGGGCAAACAGGTGAAGATCCCGATGGGCACCCTGCTGAGCAAGCACATGAAGGCCACCATCCTTGGCACCTTCATCATGCTGGCGACCTACACCCTGTTCTACCTGATGACCGTCTACTCCATGACCTACGGCACCACCGCGCAGCCGCTGGGGCTGGGCTACTCGCGCAACAGCTTCCTGTGGATGCTGATGGTGGCGGTGATTGGCTTTGGCGTGATGGTTCCTGTTGCCGGTATGCTGGCGGACGCCTTTGGCCGCCGCAAGACGATGATTGCGATTACGCTGCTGATGATTGGCTTCGCCTTTGTCTTCCCGAGCCTGCTGGGTTCCGGCAATCAGGCGCTGGTGATGGGCTTCCTGCTGTGCGGCCTGAGCATCATGGGGCTGACCTTCGGCCCGATGGGCGCGCTGCTGCCCGAGCTGTTCCCAACCGAAGTGCGTTACACCGGGGCCTCCTTCTCCTATAACGTCGCCTCAATCCTTGGCGCGTCGGTGGCCCCCTACATCGCCACCTGGCTGGCCACCCACTACGGGCTGTTCGCCGTCGGCCTCTATCTGGCCTCGATGGCGACCCTGACGCTGATCGCCCTGCTGCTGATGAAAGAGACCCGCCATCAGGCGCTGTAA
- a CDS encoding AsmA family protein: MSRTGKIVSWVVGVLVVLVVAVVVFIMMFDWNRLKPTINEKVSTELNRSFEIRGNLGVDWSRQREEQGWRAWVPWPHIHAEDIVLGNPEGIPQTKDLGNNMVRLQRADATLAPLALLGKTVSIPHIRLTKPDAALQQLANGKNNWTFNLASSQNPDPNPQPSSWSVDIGEIAFDRGQVDYKDAINKADVRAIIDPLGKPLPYAEVTGNKEDDKRADNAPPDYIFGWKVSGRYKGQPLSGSGKIGGLLALKDTKTPFPIQADVRSGNTRVAVAGTLTDPANLGALDLRLKLSGETLSDLYGLTGVLLPQTPPYETDGRLSAELQRKGGARFHYRDFNGKIGDSDIHGDITYEASKPRPKLTGDLVSRQLRFADLAPLIGADSNKEKAKRGEEVRQPADKVLPVEKFDTESWDVMDADVKFAAKRIEHGKSLPISDLSTHLKLENGEILLDPLRFGVAGGNLNSTVRLEGDKSPMRGRVDMHARGFQLKQLFPDVEAMRSSLGQLNGDATLTGTGNSVSALLGTSNGTMRLLINDGVISRNLMEIAGLNVGNYVVGKLFGDDEVAINCAAADVSVRDGVATPQLFLFDTENAVINITGNTNLATERLDLSINPDSKGLRIITLRSPLYVRGTFKDPDAGVKAGPLLARGAAAVALGAVVGPAASLLALISPSEGEENQCGPLLQKMKSSK; this comes from the coding sequence ATGTCGCGAACAGGAAAAATAGTCAGCTGGGTCGTGGGAGTGCTGGTGGTGCTGGTGGTCGCCGTGGTGGTGTTCATCATGATGTTTGACTGGAACCGCCTGAAACCAACCATCAATGAGAAAGTCTCCACCGAACTGAACCGGTCCTTCGAGATCCGCGGGAACCTCGGGGTTGACTGGTCACGCCAGCGTGAGGAGCAGGGCTGGCGCGCCTGGGTGCCGTGGCCGCACATCCACGCTGAAGATATCGTGCTCGGCAACCCCGAGGGCATCCCGCAGACCAAGGATCTCGGCAACAACATGGTCAGGCTGCAACGCGCTGACGCCACCCTCGCGCCGCTGGCGCTGCTGGGCAAAACCGTCAGCATCCCGCATATCCGCCTGACCAAGCCGGATGCCGCGCTGCAACAGCTCGCCAACGGCAAGAACAACTGGACGTTCAACCTCGCCAGCAGCCAGAACCCCGATCCCAACCCGCAACCCTCCAGCTGGTCAGTGGACATCGGCGAGATCGCCTTTGACCGTGGGCAGGTGGACTACAAGGACGCCATCAACAAGGCGGACGTGCGCGCCATCATCGACCCGCTGGGTAAACCGCTTCCCTATGCGGAGGTGACCGGCAATAAAGAGGATGACAAACGTGCCGACAACGCGCCGCCAGACTACATCTTCGGCTGGAAAGTGAGTGGCCGCTACAAAGGCCAGCCGCTCTCTGGCAGCGGCAAAATTGGCGGCCTGCTGGCGCTGAAAGACACGAAAACCCCCTTCCCGATTCAGGCGGATGTGCGTTCCGGCAACACCCGCGTGGCGGTGGCCGGTACGTTGACTGATCCGGCCAACCTCGGCGCGCTGGATCTGCGCCTGAAACTCTCCGGTGAGACGCTCTCCGACCTCTACGGCCTGACCGGCGTGCTGCTGCCGCAGACCCCGCCCTACGAGACCGATGGCCGCCTGTCCGCGGAGTTGCAGCGCAAGGGGGGCGCGCGTTTCCACTACCGTGACTTCAACGGCAAGATTGGCGACAGCGACATCCACGGCGACATCACCTATGAAGCCAGCAAGCCGCGGCCCAAGCTGACCGGCGATCTGGTCTCCCGCCAGTTGCGCTTTGCTGACCTCGCGCCGCTGATTGGCGCCGACTCCAATAAAGAGAAGGCGAAACGCGGTGAAGAGGTGCGCCAACCGGCTGACAAAGTGCTGCCGGTCGAGAAGTTCGATACCGAGAGCTGGGACGTGATGGACGCTGACGTGAAGTTTGCCGCCAAACGCATTGAGCACGGCAAATCCCTGCCCATCAGCGACCTGAGCACCCACCTGAAGCTGGAGAACGGCGAGATCCTGCTAGACCCGCTGCGCTTTGGCGTGGCTGGCGGCAACCTCAACTCCACGGTGCGGCTGGAGGGGGATAAATCGCCGATGCGCGGCCGGGTGGACATGCACGCGCGCGGTTTCCAGCTCAAGCAGCTGTTCCCGGACGTGGAAGCGATGCGCAGTAGCCTCGGCCAGCTCAATGGTGACGCCACCCTGACCGGCACCGGCAACTCCGTCTCGGCGCTGCTGGGCACCAGCAACGGCACCATGCGCTTGCTGATCAATGACGGCGTGATTAGCCGCAACCTGATGGAGATTGCTGGCTTGAACGTCGGCAACTACGTGGTCGGCAAGCTGTTCGGCGATGACGAGGTGGCGATCAACTGCGCGGCGGCGGATGTCAGCGTGCGCGACGGCGTGGCGACACCGCAGCTGTTCCTGTTCGATACCGAGAACGCAGTGATCAACATCACCGGCAACACCAACCTCGCCACCGAACGGCTCGATCTCTCCATCAACCCGGACAGCAAGGGCCTGCGCATCATTACCCTGCGCTCGCCGCTCTACGTGCGCGGCACCTTCAAAGACCCGGACGCTGGCGTCAAAGCTGGCCCGCTGCTGGCCCGTGGCGCCGCCGCCGTGGCACTGGGCGCGGTCGTCGGCCCGGCCGCCTCGCTGCTGGCGCTGATCTCCCCCAGCGAGGGCGAAGAGAACCAGTGCGGCCCGCTGCTGCAAAAGATGAAATCGAGCAAATAA
- the yhjD gene encoding inner membrane protein YhjD, whose protein sequence is MPNDSELHRVAQSSDHPTISEQASQPVSTDKPLIDVKTGNASVDRQIGRFSRLVARVQAWPPVAHIIRAMDRFNDRMGSQFGAAITYFSFLSLIPILMVSFAAAGFVLAAHPDLLTELINKIVNSISDPALATTLKNTVNTAIQQRTAVGLTGLLLALYSGISWMGNLREAIRAQSRDVWERNPQDQEKIYMRYVRDFISLTGLVVALILTLSLTSVAGAAQEAIVEALGLSHIEWLRPAMTVIALSISIMANYLLFLWIFWMLPRHKPRKKALFRGTLIAAIGFEVIKMIMTLTLPSLAKSASGAAFGSVIGLMAFFYYFARLTLFCAAWIATAKYKGDQPVGTPPAKSR, encoded by the coding sequence ATGCCTAATGATTCCGAACTGCACCGAGTGGCGCAGAGCAGCGACCACCCGACCATCAGCGAGCAGGCCAGCCAGCCAGTCAGCACCGACAAACCGCTGATTGATGTAAAAACCGGTAACGCCAGCGTTGACCGCCAGATTGGCCGCTTCTCGCGGTTGGTGGCGCGCGTGCAGGCGTGGCCGCCTGTCGCCCACATCATCCGCGCGATGGATCGCTTCAATGACCGGATGGGCAGCCAGTTTGGCGCGGCCATCACCTACTTCTCGTTTTTGTCGCTGATCCCGATTTTGATGGTCTCCTTCGCCGCCGCCGGTTTTGTGCTGGCGGCCCACCCGGATCTGCTGACGGAGCTGATCAACAAAATCGTCAACAGCATCAGTGACCCGGCGCTGGCGACCACCCTGAAGAACACCGTCAACACTGCCATCCAGCAGCGTACCGCGGTGGGGCTGACCGGCCTGCTGCTGGCGCTCTACTCCGGCATCAGTTGGATGGGCAATCTGCGTGAGGCGATCCGCGCCCAGTCGCGCGATGTGTGGGAGCGCAACCCGCAGGATCAGGAGAAGATTTACATGCGCTACGTGCGCGACTTCATCTCCTTGACCGGGCTGGTGGTGGCGCTGATCCTGACGCTCTCGCTCACTTCGGTGGCCGGCGCGGCGCAGGAGGCGATCGTCGAGGCGTTGGGGCTGTCGCACATTGAGTGGCTGCGCCCGGCGATGACGGTGATTGCCCTGAGCATCTCCATCATGGCGAACTATTTGCTGTTCCTGTGGATCTTCTGGATGCTGCCGCGCCACAAGCCGCGCAAGAAGGCGCTGTTCCGCGGCACGCTGATTGCCGCCATTGGCTTTGAGGTGATCAAGATGATCATGACCCTGACGCTGCCGAGCCTGGCAAAATCTGCCTCCGGCGCGGCCTTTGGTTCGGTGATTGGCCTGATGGCCTTCTTCTACTACTTCGCCCGCCTGACGCTGTTTTGTGCCGCCTGGATCGCCACCGCCAAATATAAGGGCGACCAGCCCGTCGGCACACCACCGGCAAAATCACGCTAA
- a CDS encoding CDP-diacylglycerol diphosphatase → MALPFRYRLWFGLLIVLCLLLAGGWLWLRPAHPDALWRMVSGQCLPNQQRSGQPTPCALVNPAAGFVVLKDRNGPLQYLLLPSARISGIESPELLERATPNYFLQAWQARGLLARRHGRPIDDSALALTINSEWGRTQNQLHIHISCLRPEVQQQLQQEAGRVTGRWQPLPQPLLGDHWLARRVTPEELAQQGAFRLLAELPEAREHMGRYGLAMVRAKSGDFLLLALQRDVLAFNLASAENLQDHDCRIIH, encoded by the coding sequence ATGGCTCTCCCTTTCCGTTACCGTCTGTGGTTCGGCCTGTTGATTGTGCTCTGCTTGCTGCTGGCCGGGGGCTGGCTCTGGCTGCGGCCAGCGCATCCGGATGCATTGTGGCGGATGGTCAGCGGGCAGTGCCTGCCGAACCAACAACGCAGCGGGCAGCCGACACCCTGCGCGTTGGTCAATCCGGCGGCGGGCTTTGTGGTGCTGAAGGATCGCAACGGGCCGCTGCAATACCTGCTGCTGCCGAGTGCCAGGATCAGCGGTATCGAAAGCCCGGAACTACTGGAGCGCGCCACGCCCAACTACTTTTTGCAGGCGTGGCAGGCGCGCGGGCTGCTGGCCCGCCGCCACGGCCGGCCGATTGATGACAGCGCGCTGGCCCTGACCATTAACTCTGAATGGGGGCGCACGCAGAACCAACTGCATATCCATATCTCCTGCCTGCGGCCGGAGGTGCAACAGCAGCTACAACAGGAGGCGGGGCGCGTGACTGGCCGCTGGCAACCGCTGCCCCAGCCGCTGCTTGGCGACCACTGGCTGGCGCGGCGCGTCACGCCGGAGGAGCTGGCGCAACAGGGCGCATTCCGCCTGCTGGCCGAGCTGCCGGAGGCCCGCGAGCATATGGGGCGTTATGGGCTGGCGATGGTGCGGGCGAAAAGTGGTGATTTCCTGCTGCTGGCACTGCAGCGTGATGTGCTGGCGTTCAACCTGGCCTCCGCTGAAAACTTACAGGATCATGACTGCCGGATAATTCATTAA
- the pdeH gene encoding cyclic-guanylate-specific phosphodiesterase, producing MAAATMITKMMSGLLTPSFSVIDRAKEQSFWRQCRRAYKFQPIYLTSGHMMGLELLTAVSHPAEPAKFQSPERYFAAISVPRRLTIIQEQLDLLERWRPQLEQHGLLASINVDGQSLEAIQQDQALCARIAAMPFARFELVEQAEMALTRPLGQIAQADRLWLDDFGNGLANFCSFTAWQYEYIKIARELFILLRQSDEGAKLFFTLVTLLNRYSKGVIIEGVETAEEWAMVCASDAYAAQGYYMSRPQTFDPKSGLPLFFAG from the coding sequence ATGGCAGCAGCAACGATGATAACCAAGATGATGTCTGGCTTGTTAACGCCATCATTCTCTGTGATTGATCGCGCGAAGGAACAGAGCTTCTGGCGACAGTGCCGGCGCGCCTATAAGTTTCAGCCCATCTATCTTACCAGCGGCCACATGATGGGGCTGGAGCTGCTGACTGCCGTGAGCCATCCGGCTGAGCCGGCCAAGTTCCAGTCGCCCGAGCGCTACTTTGCCGCCATCAGCGTGCCGCGCCGGCTGACCATCATCCAGGAGCAGCTGGATCTGCTGGAGCGCTGGCGGCCCCAGCTGGAGCAGCATGGGCTGCTGGCCTCCATCAACGTGGACGGCCAGTCGCTGGAGGCGATCCAGCAGGATCAGGCGCTCTGCGCGCGGATCGCCGCCATGCCGTTCGCCCGCTTTGAGCTGGTGGAGCAGGCGGAGATGGCCCTGACGCGCCCGCTCGGGCAGATAGCGCAGGCCGACCGGCTGTGGCTCGATGACTTCGGCAACGGGCTGGCCAACTTCTGCTCCTTTACCGCCTGGCAGTATGAGTACATCAAAATCGCCCGTGAGCTGTTTATTCTGCTGCGCCAGAGCGACGAGGGGGCGAAGCTGTTCTTCACGCTGGTGACGCTGCTCAACCGCTACAGCAAGGGCGTGATTATCGAAGGGGTGGAGACCGCCGAGGAGTGGGCGATGGTCTGCGCCTCTGACGCCTACGCCGCTCAGGGCTACTACATGTCACGCCCACAAACCTTTGATCCCAAGAGCGGGCTACCGCTGTTTTTTGCCGGCTGA